One genomic window of Megachile rotundata isolate GNS110a chromosome 12, iyMegRotu1, whole genome shotgun sequence includes the following:
- the LOC100876389 gene encoding cofilin/actin-depolymerizing factor homolog isoform X2, whose translation MASGVTVADVCKTTYEEIKKDKKHRYVIFYIKDEKQIDVEVIGPRDAAYDAFLEDLQKGGSGECRYGLYDFEYTHQCQGTSEASKKQKLFLMSWCPDTAKVKKKMLYSSSFDALKKSLVGVQKYIQATDLSEASEEAVEEKLRATDRN comes from the exons ATG GCATCCGGTGTAACAGTAGCCGATGTTTGTAAGACAACATACGAGGAGATTAAAAAAGACAAAAAGCATCGATAtgtaatcttttacattaaagaCGAGAAGCAAATCGATGTTGAAGTCATCGGACCTCGCGACGCAGCTTACGACGCTTTCCTCGAAGACTTGCAAAAGGGTGGTAGTGGAGAATGTCGCTATGGCCTTTACGATTTCGAATATACTCATCAGTGTCAGGGTACTTCCGAG GCATCAAAGAAGCAAAAACTGTTCTTAATGTCGTGGTGTCCTGACACGGCTAAAGTTAAGAAGAAGATGTTGTACTCCAGTTCTTTCGACGCTTTGAAAAAATCTTTAGTCGGCGTGCAAAAATATATACAGGCAACAGACCTTTCAGAGGCTTCTGAAGAAGCTGTTGAAGAGAAGCTCCGAGCCACTGACAGGAATTAG